A part of Deinococcus aquaedulcis genomic DNA contains:
- a CDS encoding phosphotransferase, giving the protein MSAPQRHTTLHLILTHPGEAQAAHHTLTVHTPTYYGQHILEAAQTLGLRAQLGRRLAFTPLGTQDGVARAQCVWHLHSAAPLGPDAVGPEGAPAEVSGWRQAALTPPPPIPWFHADWAAQALTWLDTELAAQALTRTGEPEVLKHWQISLLWRVPTDGGPVYFKAVPEFFAREVALTPVLAREVPGAAPRVLAADTARGFLLLADSGEAGPDDLTGLLRHLAWVQRASLPLLPTLGLRDRGPAYVRRWLPHLLSDEGLQVGQTKGFTAAEAAALRTRQPALDAALARLAASPLPPTLGHGDLHAGNVTARDGTFTLLDWSDVCATHPFLDANPAYLAPDDTPPEALAAARDVYLAAWTDHAPLDDLRALHEDAVLAGELFRALGYVDGIQGAVPDKTEWHAVHLDHLRRLLPGQTGETQA; this is encoded by the coding sequence ATGTCCGCGCCCCAGCGCCACACCACGCTGCACCTGATCCTGACCCACCCCGGTGAGGCCCAGGCCGCGCACCATACCCTGACGGTGCACACGCCCACGTATTACGGCCAGCACATTCTGGAGGCGGCGCAGACGCTGGGCCTGCGGGCGCAGCTGGGGCGCCGCCTCGCCTTTACGCCGCTGGGCACCCAGGACGGCGTGGCCCGGGCGCAGTGCGTGTGGCACCTGCACAGCGCCGCGCCGCTGGGCCCGGACGCGGTGGGGCCAGAGGGAGCACCAGCAGAGGTTTCCGGCTGGCGGCAGGCCGCGCTGACCCCGCCGCCCCCCATTCCCTGGTTTCACGCCGATTGGGCAGCCCAGGCCCTGACGTGGCTGGATACGGAGCTGGCGGCGCAGGCGCTGACCCGCACAGGCGAACCCGAGGTGCTCAAGCACTGGCAGATCAGCCTGCTGTGGCGGGTGCCCACGGATGGGGGCCCGGTGTACTTCAAGGCGGTGCCGGAGTTTTTTGCCCGCGAGGTGGCGCTCACCCCGGTGCTGGCGCGCGAGGTGCCAGGCGCCGCGCCCCGGGTGCTGGCCGCCGACACCGCGCGCGGCTTCCTGCTGCTGGCCGACAGCGGGGAGGCAGGCCCGGACGACCTGACCGGGCTGCTGCGCCACCTCGCCTGGGTGCAGCGCGCCAGTCTGCCGCTGCTGCCCACGCTGGGGCTGCGTGACCGGGGCCCAGCATACGTGCGCCGCTGGCTGCCCCACCTGCTGAGCGACGAGGGCTTGCAGGTGGGGCAGACAAAAGGGTTTACTGCCGCTGAGGCCGCCGCCCTGCGCACACGCCAGCCCGCCCTGGACGCCGCCCTGGCCCGGCTGGCGGCCAGCCCGCTGCCGCCCACCCTGGGCCACGGCGACCTGCACGCGGGCAATGTCACTGCCCGGGACGGCACCTTCACCCTGCTGGACTGGTCGGATGTCTGCGCCACCCACCCCTTTCTGGACGCCAACCCGGCCTACCTTGCCCCAGACGACACCCCGCCGGAGGCACTGGCGGCAGCCCGCGACGTTTATCTGGCGGCCTGGACCGACCACGCCCCGCTGGACGACCTGCGCGCCCTGCACGAGGACGCGGTGCTGGCGGGGGAACTGTTCCGCGCCCTGGGCTACGTGGACGGCATTCAGGGGGCCGTGCCCGACAAGACCGAATGGCATGCCGTGCATCTGGACCACCTGCGCCGCCTGCTGCCTGGGCAGACGGGAGAAACGCAGGCCTGA
- a CDS encoding SDR family oxidoreductase, with protein sequence MTITGKTVLLTGGGSGIGRALAEGLHDRGNTVLMAGRRLETLQEVAAARPNLHAYALDVTDPVSIAALTERMTAEHPTLNVLINNAGIMVAEDLLTQPDTATAEATVATNLLGPIRLTHALLPHLRRQPQATILNVTSGLASVPLAVTPTYSATKAALHSYTESLRWQLRGTAVQVTELAPPYVATELMPGGSQDPRAMPLADFMEETLHLLDTQPNAPYVLVERVRPLRHAVANGTYDAVFRGLNAQHGDPA encoded by the coding sequence ATGACCATCACAGGAAAGACGGTGCTGCTCACAGGCGGCGGTTCGGGGATTGGGCGCGCGCTGGCCGAGGGCCTGCATGACCGGGGCAACACGGTGCTGATGGCGGGGCGCCGCCTGGAAACGCTGCAGGAGGTGGCCGCCGCACGTCCCAACCTGCACGCCTACGCGCTGGACGTGACCGACCCGGTGTCCATCGCCGCCCTGACCGAACGGATGACCGCCGAGCACCCCACGCTGAACGTGCTGATCAACAATGCCGGGATCATGGTGGCTGAAGACCTGCTGACCCAGCCAGACACCGCCACCGCTGAGGCCACCGTGGCGACGAACCTGCTGGGTCCCATCCGCCTGACCCACGCCCTGCTGCCGCACCTGCGCCGCCAGCCCCAGGCGACCATCCTGAACGTGACGTCCGGGCTGGCGTCGGTGCCGCTGGCGGTCACGCCCACCTACAGCGCCACCAAGGCCGCGCTGCACTCGTATACCGAATCGCTGCGCTGGCAACTGCGCGGCACGGCGGTGCAGGTGACCGAGCTGGCGCCGCCCTACGTGGCCACCGAGCTGATGCCCGGCGGCAGCCAGGACCCGCGCGCCATGCCGCTGGCCGACTTTATGGAAGAAACCCTGCACCTGCTGGACACCCAGCCGAACGCCCCTTACGTGCTGGTGGAACGCGTGCGGCCGCTGCGCCATGCCGTGGCCAACGGCACCTACGACGCGGTGTTTCGCGGTCTGAACGCTCAGCACGGCGACCCGGCGTAA
- a CDS encoding winged helix-turn-helix transcriptional regulator — protein MESIEQAAVPGPWPKAAPEVEALVREMIGRVADKWTLLILEVLEEHGTLRFTQVGERVGGISQKMLTKTLRQMEADGLLRRTVHPVIPPRVEYTLTPLGHSLSEAFCPVWLWAEANYAAVMRARAAFAGAAAE, from the coding sequence ATGGAGAGTATCGAGCAGGCCGCTGTTCCTGGCCCCTGGCCCAAGGCCGCTCCCGAAGTGGAAGCCCTGGTGCGCGAGATGATTGGGCGGGTGGCCGACAAGTGGACGCTGCTGATTCTGGAGGTGCTGGAAGAACACGGCACGCTGCGCTTTACCCAGGTGGGGGAGCGGGTGGGCGGCATCAGCCAGAAGATGCTGACCAAAACCCTGCGCCAGATGGAAGCCGACGGCCTGCTGCGCCGCACCGTGCACCCCGTCATTCCCCCCCGCGTGGAATACACCCTGACCCCGCTGGGCCACAGCCTCAGTGAAGCCTTCTGCCCGGTGTGGCTGTGGGCCGAGGCCAACTACGCGGCCGTGATGCGCGCCCGCGCCGCCTTTGCCGGGGCGGCGGCAGAATAG
- a CDS encoding phosphoribosylanthranilate isomerase, producing MIRVKVCGTTSVHDAVLAAEAGADALGFIFAPVSKRLVTPQVAREAGLGVGPTVARVGVFLDQGLDEVLRLADAARLSAVQLHGPLSSLYVETVAAYYPVLRVLRPADLAAAAVWHPPHITLMVDAPEPGSGHALDWDALRAAFPPGAWLAGGLSPANVAQAITTLKPAGVDAVSRLESRPGVKDEAAVRAFVQAVRTLTAPSYPQ from the coding sequence ATGATCCGGGTCAAGGTCTGCGGCACCACCAGCGTGCACGACGCCGTTCTGGCCGCCGAAGCGGGCGCCGACGCCCTGGGTTTTATCTTCGCGCCGGTCAGCAAGCGGCTGGTCACGCCACAAGTGGCGCGCGAGGCGGGCCTGGGTGTGGGGCCCACGGTGGCGCGCGTGGGGGTCTTTCTGGACCAGGGCCTGGACGAGGTGCTGCGCCTTGCCGACGCCGCCCGCCTGAGTGCCGTGCAGCTTCACGGTCCTTTGTCAAGTCTTTACGTTGAAACAGTGGCCGCGTATTATCCCGTTCTGCGCGTGCTGCGCCCCGCCGATCTGGCGGCGGCGGCCGTGTGGCACCCTCCCCACATCACCCTGATGGTGGACGCCCCCGAGCCCGGCAGCGGGCACGCCCTGGACTGGGACGCGCTGCGGGCGGCTTTTCCACCCGGGGCGTGGCTGGCAGGGGGCCTGAGCCCGGCCAACGTGGCGCAGGCCATCACCACCCTGAAGCCCGCCGGGGTGGACGCGGTCAGCCGCCTGGAAAGCCGCCCCGGGGTCAAGGATGAGGCCGCCGTGCGGGCCTTTGTTCAGGCCGTGCGGACGCTAACAGCCCCCAGTTATCCACAGTGA
- a CDS encoding metalloenzyme domain protein translates to MTGLLWLALDGVGHPLDAPPDSVWDQDLPTLRPLVDAVPALDAVLGVPGLPQSGTGQSCWLTGQNAVALMGEHFGPHPGPTLQALLRAASLPVRLTQAGGRAVLANGYHPAYLQAGTRGPRNRLGCFPFAFQAAGLPLNPGGVPLLGATLGLAYTGPWTEEGALDEIARHGEALGRAAAHVDLLTADLWFSDLLGHQGGPEAGPEVWAAGRAYLRRVDALLWGALQAGARVVLSSDHGNLENLRVKSHTAARVPFFGVGLTLAPATTIVDGGQALAAALGL, encoded by the coding sequence ATGACCGGGCTGCTGTGGCTGGCACTGGACGGCGTGGGGCACCCGCTGGACGCCCCGCCAGATTCGGTGTGGGACCAGGACCTGCCCACCCTGCGCCCGCTGGTGGACGCCGTCCCCGCGCTGGACGCGGTGCTGGGCGTGCCGGGACTGCCACAGTCCGGCACCGGGCAGAGCTGCTGGCTGACCGGGCAGAACGCGGTGGCCCTGATGGGCGAGCACTTCGGGCCGCACCCGGGGCCCACCCTGCAGGCGCTGCTGCGGGCGGCCTCGCTGCCCGTGCGCCTGACCCAGGCCGGGGGCCGCGCGGTGCTGGCCAACGGCTACCACCCCGCTTACCTGCAGGCGGGCACCCGGGGACCCCGCAACCGCCTGGGCTGCTTTCCCTTCGCGTTTCAGGCCGCCGGGCTGCCGCTGAACCCAGGCGGAGTGCCACTGCTGGGCGCCACCCTGGGGTTGGCCTATACAGGCCCGTGGACCGAAGAGGGGGCGCTGGACGAGATCGCCCGGCATGGCGAGGCGCTAGGGCGCGCCGCCGCCCACGTGGACCTGCTGACCGCCGACCTGTGGTTCAGCGACCTGCTGGGCCATCAGGGCGGGCCGGAGGCGGGCCCCGAGGTCTGGGCCGCCGGCCGCGCCTACCTGCGCCGGGTGGACGCCCTGCTCTGGGGGGCGCTGCAGGCCGGAGCGCGTGTGGTGCTGAGCAGCGACCACGGCAATCTGGAGAATCTGCGGGTGAAGTCGCACACCGCCGCGCGTGTGCCGTTCTTCGGGGTGGGGCTCACGCTGGCCCCCGCCACCACCATCGTGGACGGGGGGCAGGCGCTGGCCGCCGCGCTGGGCCTGTAA
- a CDS encoding nucleotidyltransferase domain-containing protein, with protein sequence MSRPLPPGTPVTLHAPQAGLPAGTAGVIVAAPQAGSVYEVDFAGQVVGVNRVHLKVMRPDLHPPPVHEDLRPYVQYACVMGSRAFGLSTDTSDTDLRGFYLPPARLHWGLGEVPPQLEFAAPGTEEVYWEARKFVLLALKANPNVLEVLASPQRVTVTPVAGALLNIRSAFLSRRIAQTYGEYVQAQFRRMEADRRTHGEVRPKHVMHLLRLLLSGAHALRTGEILVDVGEHRAALLAVKTGEMTWAEADRWRAQLQRDFEHAAAHTGLPDRPDFGAVERWLVDARRAALDW encoded by the coding sequence ATGAGCCGCCCCCTGCCCCCCGGTACACCTGTCACGCTGCATGCGCCGCAGGCTGGCCTCCCGGCCGGCACCGCTGGCGTAATTGTGGCCGCGCCCCAGGCCGGCAGTGTGTACGAGGTGGACTTTGCTGGGCAGGTGGTAGGGGTCAACCGCGTGCACCTGAAAGTGATGCGCCCGGACCTCCATCCGCCGCCCGTTCACGAGGACCTGCGCCCCTACGTGCAGTACGCCTGCGTGATGGGCAGCCGGGCCTTTGGCCTCAGCACCGACACCTCGGACACCGACCTGCGCGGCTTTTACCTGCCGCCCGCGCGGCTGCACTGGGGCCTGGGCGAGGTGCCCCCCCAGCTGGAATTTGCGGCCCCCGGCACCGAGGAGGTGTACTGGGAGGCCCGCAAATTCGTGCTGCTGGCCCTGAAGGCCAACCCCAACGTGCTGGAGGTGCTGGCCTCGCCGCAGCGGGTGACGGTGACGCCCGTGGCCGGGGCACTGCTGAACATCCGGAGCGCTTTCCTGAGCCGCCGTATTGCGCAGACCTACGGTGAATATGTGCAGGCGCAGTTTCGCCGTATGGAGGCCGACCGGCGCACCCACGGCGAGGTGCGGCCCAAACACGTAATGCATCTGCTGCGGCTGCTGCTCAGCGGCGCCCACGCCCTGCGCACGGGCGAGATCCTAGTGGACGTGGGCGAGCACCGCGCGGCGCTGCTGGCGGTGAAAACGGGCGAGATGACCTGGGCTGAGGCCGACCGCTGGCGGGCGCAGTTGCAGCGCGACTTTGAGCACGCGGCGGCGCACACTGGCCTGCCCGACCGTCCGGACTTTGGGGCGGTGGAACGCTGGTTGGTGGATGCGCGGCGGGCAGCGCTGGACTGGTAG
- a CDS encoding RNA ligase family protein, translating into MRIKYPSTPHLPWSPGLQNDDRRIPDLCGFSGHEVVVTEKLDGENTSLYREDLHARSLDTRPHPSRTWVKAERGRFGHEIPPGWRLCGENVYAVHSLRYADLEGYFYLFSVWDEHNVSRPWDEVRAWAQQVGVPTPRELYRGPWDEAALRALPVDPEQMEGYVVRVTGEIPYADFGRCVAKWVRRGHVQTDVHWLSKPVEANGLKETP; encoded by the coding sequence ATGCGAATCAAATACCCCTCCACCCCCCACCTGCCCTGGTCACCCGGGCTGCAAAACGACGACCGCCGCATTCCTGACCTCTGCGGCTTCAGCGGCCACGAGGTCGTGGTGACCGAGAAGCTGGACGGCGAGAACACCAGCCTCTACCGCGAAGACCTCCACGCGCGCAGCCTGGATACCCGCCCGCACCCCTCGCGCACCTGGGTCAAGGCCGAGCGGGGCCGCTTTGGTCACGAGATCCCCCCGGGCTGGCGCCTGTGCGGCGAGAATGTGTATGCCGTGCACAGCCTGCGCTACGCCGATCTGGAAGGCTACTTCTACCTGTTTTCCGTGTGGGACGAGCACAACGTGTCGCGCCCCTGGGACGAGGTGCGGGCCTGGGCCCAGCAGGTGGGGGTGCCCACGCCGCGCGAACTGTACCGGGGCCCCTGGGACGAGGCCGCCCTGCGCGCCCTGCCAGTGGACCCCGAGCAGATGGAAGGCTACGTGGTGCGCGTGACCGGCGAGATTCCGTATGCCGACTTTGGGCGCTGCGTGGCCAAATGGGTGCGCCGGGGGCACGTGCAAACGGACGTCCACTGGCTCAGCAAGCCCGTGGAGGCCAACGGGCTGAAGGAGACGCCATGA
- a CDS encoding TIGR02452 family protein — MNNAARVKMAQETLALLDGGGYALNGQPITLPDPGPMLAGTRLLTPAEAPTLLAALPGARDRWATRTEVTPETTFAAARRLRASGPEVLALNFASARNPGGGFLKGSLSQEEDLCRCSGLYLSLTAPPVWGYYAANREEPSALYTDHLIYSPQVPVFRDDHGALLAQPVTVNVLTAPAPNAGAVAQNEPARRAEVLPALRRRAALVLGAAALTGQTRLVLGAWGCGVFQNDPLQVATVFRDLLAQEARGVFEQVTFAVYDRQPGQPVLGAFQAVLGAP, encoded by the coding sequence ATGAACAACGCCGCCCGCGTGAAGATGGCGCAGGAGACGCTGGCCCTGCTGGACGGGGGCGGCTACGCGCTGAACGGTCAGCCCATTACCCTGCCCGACCCAGGCCCCATGCTGGCCGGCACCCGGCTGCTGACGCCCGCTGAGGCGCCCACGCTGCTGGCCGCGCTGCCCGGGGCCCGGGACCGCTGGGCCACCCGCACCGAGGTCACGCCCGAAACCACCTTCGCGGCGGCGCGGCGCCTGCGCGCCAGCGGCCCCGAAGTCCTGGCGCTGAACTTTGCGTCCGCGCGCAATCCGGGCGGCGGGTTCCTGAAGGGCAGCCTCTCGCAGGAGGAAGATCTGTGCCGGTGCAGCGGGCTCTATCTGTCGCTGACTGCGCCGCCGGTGTGGGGCTATTACGCCGCCAACCGTGAGGAACCTTCCGCGCTGTACACCGACCACCTGATTTACAGCCCGCAGGTGCCCGTGTTCCGGGACGACCACGGCGCGCTGCTGGCCCAGCCGGTCACGGTGAACGTGCTAACGGCCCCCGCCCCTAATGCCGGCGCGGTGGCCCAGAACGAGCCGGCGCGCCGGGCCGAGGTCCTGCCCGCTTTGCGCCGCCGCGCCGCGCTGGTGCTGGGCGCCGCCGCCCTGACTGGCCAGACCCGGCTGGTGCTGGGGGCCTGGGGCTGCGGCGTGTTTCAGAATGATCCGCTTCAGGTGGCGACTGTCTTCCGCGACCTGCTGGCGCAAGAGGCCCGGGGCGTGTTTGAACAGGTGACGTTCGCGGTCTATGACCGGCAGCCGGGCCAGCCGGTGCTGGGCGCCTTTCAGGCCGTCCTGGGGGCCCCATGA
- a CDS encoding AAA family ATPase, whose translation MSPPAVPDVLALLAEGRPLTFETISAAFTPFVPLLARLPDTPQDPQWHAEGSVAAHSALVVAHAHALADEAGLGGEDRAALLLAAALHDLGKARTTREEPDETGALRIRSPQHARRGRDELAFRLLDTGIAPVLLLKVLALVAEHHSLHRALDGDGLNSGWSRGVPALARRAPLPLLTRLARADARGRVVLSGDAARGEDSADLLELAAQDLGVWAGGDPFAAFRAEVAALLPGASPDLQALAAGRGLQDWEAGRIHTPHEAAARVQDAARHGFPRLTVLCGPSGSGKSTLAAAFPDAEVISLDDLRAQLGGGRHGAKHGAWVSGQVMQAAREALRAGLRRGAHVVWDATSLRRSGRAQVLGLGRDYGALTRIVVAWTPPALAAARNRARPQPVPAAVLADQFRALDFPEVSEAHEVILRGPEEETWTL comes from the coding sequence ATGAGCCCCCCTGCCGTTCCCGACGTGCTGGCCCTGCTGGCGGAGGGCCGGCCGCTGACCTTCGAGACCATCAGCGCGGCCTTCACCCCTTTTGTGCCGCTGCTGGCCCGGTTGCCCGACACCCCGCAGGACCCCCAGTGGCACGCCGAGGGCTCCGTGGCTGCCCACAGCGCCCTGGTGGTGGCCCACGCGCACGCCCTGGCCGATGAAGCGGGGCTGGGGGGCGAGGACCGCGCCGCGCTGCTGCTGGCCGCCGCCCTGCATGACCTGGGCAAGGCGCGCACCACCCGTGAGGAGCCCGATGAAACGGGGGCCCTGCGCATCCGCTCGCCGCAGCACGCCCGGCGGGGGCGTGACGAACTGGCCTTCCGGTTGCTGGACACCGGGATAGCCCCAGTCCTGCTGCTGAAGGTCCTGGCTCTGGTGGCCGAACACCACAGCCTGCACCGCGCGCTGGACGGCGACGGGCTGAACAGTGGTTGGTCGCGGGGCGTGCCGGCCCTGGCCCGGCGGGCGCCGCTGCCCCTGCTGACCCGGCTGGCCCGCGCCGACGCCCGGGGCCGCGTGGTCCTCAGTGGCGACGCGGCGCGCGGCGAGGACAGCGCCGACCTGCTGGAACTCGCCGCGCAGGACCTGGGGGTGTGGGCGGGGGGCGATCCCTTCGCCGCCTTCCGCGCCGAGGTGGCGGCGCTGCTGCCCGGGGCCAGCCCGGACCTGCAGGCGCTGGCCGCAGGGCGCGGCCTGCAGGACTGGGAGGCGGGCCGCATTCACACCCCCCACGAGGCGGCGGCCCGCGTGCAGGACGCCGCCCGGCACGGCTTTCCCCGCCTGACCGTGCTGTGCGGCCCCAGTGGCAGCGGCAAATCCACCCTGGCCGCAGCGTTTCCAGATGCCGAGGTGATCAGTCTGGACGACCTGCGCGCGCAGTTGGGTGGGGGCCGCCACGGCGCTAAGCACGGCGCCTGGGTCAGTGGGCAGGTCATGCAGGCTGCCCGCGAAGCGCTGCGGGCCGGGCTGCGCCGGGGGGCCCACGTGGTCTGGGACGCCACCAGCCTGCGGCGCAGTGGCCGCGCGCAGGTGCTGGGCCTGGGCCGCGATTACGGCGCCCTGACTCGGATCGTGGTGGCCTGGACCCCGCCTGCCCTGGCCGCCGCGCGCAACCGCGCCCGCCCCCAGCCAGTGCCCGCCGCCGTGCTGGCCGACCAGTTCCGGGCTCTGGACTTCCCCGAGGTGTCCGAAGCCCACGAGGTCATCCTGCGCGGCCCAGAGGAGGAAACATGGACGCTTTAA
- a CDS encoding nucleotidyltransferase domain-containing protein, which produces MDALTFPPQLAAAAADHPWPLVFATVSGAHLYGFPSPDSDWDLRGVHVLPLREVLGLVVKQQTVEIVSDPALEYMQMAPYGPQTELDLVTHDAHKFAALLLKRNGYVLEQLLSPLVVHTSPAHAALVALAPGVLTRYHAHHYLGFTANQWKLLEKEPVPRVKPLLYAFRTVLTGLHLLNTGEVQANLEVLNAGAQLPFLTDLMALKREGREAEPLPGDLSFYRAEHARLVGALENAQATTRLPAAVPEEVRRAVSNWVVAVRLGELPCS; this is translated from the coding sequence ATGGACGCTTTAACTTTCCCGCCCCAGTTGGCCGCCGCCGCCGCCGACCACCCCTGGCCGCTGGTCTTTGCCACCGTCAGCGGCGCGCACCTGTACGGCTTTCCCAGCCCCGACAGCGACTGGGACCTGCGCGGCGTGCATGTGCTGCCCCTGCGCGAGGTGCTGGGCCTGGTCGTCAAGCAGCAGACTGTTGAGATTGTCAGCGACCCAGCACTCGAATACATGCAGATGGCGCCTTATGGACCCCAGACTGAACTCGATCTGGTCACGCATGACGCCCACAAGTTCGCGGCGCTCCTCCTGAAGCGCAACGGGTATGTCCTCGAACAGCTGCTCTCGCCGCTGGTGGTGCACACATCGCCCGCGCACGCGGCGCTGGTGGCCCTGGCCCCGGGCGTGCTGACCCGGTACCACGCGCACCACTACCTGGGCTTTACCGCCAACCAATGGAAGCTGCTGGAAAAGGAACCGGTGCCGCGCGTCAAGCCGCTGCTGTACGCCTTTCGCACGGTGCTGACCGGCCTGCACCTGCTGAACACGGGCGAGGTCCAGGCGAATCTGGAGGTGCTGAACGCCGGGGCCCAGCTGCCCTTCCTGACCGACTTGATGGCCCTAAAGCGGGAGGGGCGCGAGGCCGAACCGCTGCCCGGCGACCTGTCTTTTTACCGCGCCGAACATGCCCGGCTGGTGGGGGCCCTGGAGAACGCACAGGCCACGACCCGTCTGCCCGCTGCGGTGCCCGAGGAGGTGCGCCGCGCCGTCAGCAACTGGGTGGTGGCCGTGCGCCTGGGGGAGTTGCCATGTTCCTGA
- a CDS encoding 3'-5' exonuclease: MFLNVVDVEATCWDGPPPPGQVSEIIEIGLCVLDLSTLERTERRALFVRPERSAVSAFCTELTGLRPQDVAAGLRFRDACAVLRREFHTDSRPWASWGDYDRKQFQAQCAATGIPYPFSTRHINAKKVFTEAHGLNKRPGMAQALAHAGLPLEGRHHRGVDDAWNIAALVAGLVRAGGWPGSGSDGVWASG; the protein is encoded by the coding sequence ATGTTCCTGAACGTCGTGGATGTGGAAGCCACCTGCTGGGACGGACCGCCGCCCCCCGGGCAGGTGAGCGAGATCATTGAAATCGGCCTGTGCGTGCTGGACCTGTCCACCCTGGAACGAACAGAGCGCCGCGCCCTCTTCGTGCGTCCAGAGCGTTCGGCGGTGAGTGCCTTCTGTACGGAACTCACAGGGCTGCGGCCACAGGATGTGGCGGCCGGCCTGAGGTTCCGGGACGCCTGCGCCGTCCTGCGGCGCGAGTTCCACACCGATTCGCGCCCCTGGGCCAGCTGGGGCGACTATGACCGCAAGCAGTTTCAGGCGCAGTGTGCGGCAACCGGCATCCCGTACCCCTTCAGTACCCGGCACATCAATGCCAAGAAGGTGTTTACCGAGGCCCACGGCCTGAACAAGCGCCCCGGCATGGCGCAGGCGCTGGCCCACGCGGGTCTGCCCCTGGAAGGCCGCCACCACCGGGGCGTGGACGACGCGTGGAATATCGCGGCATTGGTGGCGGGGCTGGTGCGAGCGGGGGGGTGGCCGGGGTCAGGGTCTGACGGGGTTTGGGCTTCGGGCTGA